In Chlamydia serpentis, the following are encoded in one genomic region:
- the sufB gene encoding Fe-S cluster assembly protein SufB, protein MSESVKVFLEEREDYPYGFVTAIESQGLTRGLGEETIQEIASLRNEPQFIIDFRLKAYRHWKQLHEPAWARLHYDRIDYDDIVYFSSPKQKKPLGRLEDADPEILDTFKKLGIPLDEQRRLLNVENIAVDLVFDSVSIGTTFKESLEKAGVIFCSLGEAIQEHPTLVKKYLGSVVSHRDNFFAALNAAVFSDGSFVYVPKGVKCPMDISTYFRINNKEAGQFERTLIIVEDGGYVSYLEGCTAPAYSSNQLHAAVVELIAHEQSVIRYSTVQNWYSGDKKTGKGGVYNFVTKRGLCAGYRSKISWSQVEVGAAITWKYPSCILKGNESLGEFYSVALTSGKMQADTGTKMLHLGKNTSSTVISKGISSDESKNTFRSLVFLGKQADYSSNYTQCDSMLIGKTSGAYTDPKIVVENATSSIEHEATTSKLREDQLLYLRSRGLSPEESVSLVIHGFCREIIEQLPLEFAQEASKLLLIKLENSVG, encoded by the coding sequence ATGAGTGAGTCAGTAAAAGTTTTTTTAGAGGAACGCGAAGACTATCCCTATGGCTTTGTCACTGCCATAGAGTCTCAAGGATTGACTCGAGGGTTAGGAGAAGAAACTATTCAAGAAATAGCTAGCCTACGTAACGAACCTCAATTTATTATAGATTTTCGTTTAAAAGCTTATCGCCATTGGAAACAATTACATGAACCTGCTTGGGCGCGCTTGCATTATGATCGTATAGACTATGATGATATAGTCTATTTTTCCTCCCCCAAACAGAAAAAACCTCTTGGGCGTTTAGAGGATGCTGACCCAGAAATTCTAGATACTTTCAAAAAATTAGGAATACCTTTAGACGAGCAAAGGCGTTTGCTAAACGTAGAAAATATTGCTGTAGATTTAGTTTTTGATTCTGTCTCTATTGGAACGACATTTAAAGAATCGTTGGAAAAAGCGGGCGTGATCTTCTGCTCTTTAGGAGAAGCAATTCAAGAGCACCCAACATTGGTAAAAAAATATTTAGGGTCAGTAGTTTCGCATCGTGATAATTTTTTTGCAGCTTTGAACGCAGCTGTTTTTAGTGATGGCTCCTTTGTGTATGTGCCTAAAGGTGTCAAGTGTCCTATGGATATTTCTACGTACTTTCGAATTAACAATAAAGAAGCAGGCCAATTCGAACGTACACTCATTATTGTAGAAGATGGTGGTTATGTGAGTTATCTTGAGGGCTGTACAGCACCAGCGTATTCTTCAAATCAATTACACGCTGCTGTTGTTGAGCTAATTGCTCATGAGCAATCTGTTATACGATATTCTACAGTTCAAAATTGGTATTCCGGAGATAAAAAGACAGGCAAAGGTGGGGTTTATAATTTTGTAACTAAACGGGGTTTATGTGCGGGATATCGTTCAAAAATCTCGTGGTCACAAGTTGAAGTTGGAGCTGCAATTACCTGGAAATATCCTAGTTGTATTTTAAAGGGGAATGAGAGTCTAGGGGAATTTTATTCTGTAGCTCTTACGAGTGGAAAGATGCAGGCAGACACAGGAACTAAAATGTTGCATCTAGGGAAAAATACTTCATCGACAGTAATATCTAAAGGGATTTCCTCTGATGAGTCTAAAAACACATTCAGAAGTTTAGTTTTCTTAGGGAAACAGGCTGATTATAGTAGTAACTATACTCAGTGTGATTCTATGTTAATAGGTAAAACTTCAGGGGCTTATACTGATCCAAAGATTGTAGTAGAAAACGCAACGTCTTCTATCGAACATGAAGCAACCACGTCGAAATTGCGTGAGGATCAATTGCTATACTTGCGTAGCCGTGGATTAAGTCCAGAAGAATCTGTAAGCTTGGTAATTCATGGTTTTTGTCGAGAAATTATAGAGCAATTACCCTTAGAGTTTGCGCAGGAAGCATCTAAGTTATTGTTAATTAAATTAGAAAATAGCGTGGGTTAG
- a CDS encoding tetratricopeptide repeat protein, with the protein MEEAAKHLAKEFLCSGINLFLSGEYEQAEKRLKETLELDSTAALAYCYLGIIALETGRVAEALDWCSKGLASEPGDSYLRYCYGVALDRGNQPEEAIEQYRAYVALHPDDVECWFSLGSVYHRVKRCKEAIECFDKILALDPWNPQSLYNKAVILSEMEDDTESIRLLEVAVGKNPLYWKAWVKLGFLLSRSKRWDKATEAYERVVQLRPDLSDGHYNLGLCYLTLDKTRLALKAFQEALFLNAEDADAHFYVGLAHMDLKQMQQAYESFNSALSINLEHERSHYLLGYLHHMQGEADKAAKELLFLQKKDSMFAPLLQKTVTLDPSSLQFERRLDAIS; encoded by the coding sequence ATGGAAGAAGCTGCTAAACATTTGGCAAAAGAATTCCTTTGTTCAGGAATTAACTTGTTCCTAAGCGGTGAATATGAGCAAGCAGAGAAAAGATTAAAAGAAACCCTAGAATTAGATTCTACAGCAGCTTTAGCTTATTGTTATTTAGGGATTATTGCATTAGAGACTGGAAGAGTAGCTGAGGCATTAGATTGGTGTTCAAAAGGGTTGGCATCCGAACCTGGAGATAGTTATTTACGCTATTGTTATGGTGTGGCTTTGGATCGCGGAAACCAGCCTGAAGAGGCCATAGAGCAGTATCGCGCTTATGTTGCTTTACATCCTGATGACGTGGAATGTTGGTTTAGCCTTGGAAGCGTCTATCATCGTGTTAAGAGATGCAAAGAAGCAATAGAGTGTTTTGATAAAATTCTTGCGCTTGACCCTTGGAATCCTCAAAGTTTATATAACAAAGCAGTTATTCTTTCCGAAATGGAAGATGACACAGAGTCGATTCGCCTACTTGAAGTTGCTGTAGGGAAAAATCCTCTATATTGGAAAGCTTGGGTAAAGTTAGGCTTTTTGCTTTCTAGGAGTAAACGATGGGACAAAGCTACAGAGGCATATGAACGTGTTGTTCAGCTACGTCCTGATTTGTCCGATGGTCATTATAACTTAGGTTTATGCTATCTCACTTTAGATAAAACACGATTAGCTTTAAAAGCTTTTCAAGAAGCATTATTTCTGAACGCTGAAGATGCTGACGCTCATTTTTATGTTGGACTTGCTCATATGGATCTTAAGCAAATGCAACAAGCCTATGAGTCGTTTAATAGCGCGTTATCTATTAATTTAGAGCATGAGCGTTCACACTATCTTCTAGGGTATTTACATCATATGCAGGGAGAAGCAGATAAAGCAGCAAAAGAGCTTCTCTTTTTGCAAAAGAAAGACTCTATGTTTGCTCCGTTATTGCAGAAGACTGTGACATTAGATCCTTCCTCATTGCAGTTCGAGAGACGTTTGGATGCAATTTCTTAA
- a CDS encoding penicillin-binding transpeptidase domain-containing protein codes for MKRPSKFPIYLSIAEKTNKLLSGIVIAFGVIALRLWYLAVVEHEQKLEEAYKPQIRMIPQYVERATICDRFGKALATNQLQYNVSIAYGAIRDLPARAWRLDKEGKKQLIPVRKHYIYCLSELLSQELHLDREIIEDAIHAKASVLGSVPYLLAANVSERTYLKLKMLSKDWPGLHVEAVVRRYYPQGSIASDILGYVGPISPEEYKRVTQELSRLRECIRAYEEGEDPKLPEGLGSIDQVRALLESMESNAYSLNALVGKMGVEAQWDSKLRGKIGKKTILVDRRGNFIQEMEGAILETPGTRLQLALSTELQAYADSLLLEYERTDSFRSAKSLKKQEKLPPLFPWIKGGAIIALDPNNGEVLAMASSPRYRNNDFVNVKVAEDSKGLRSSIYRWLENKEHIAEIYDRKVPLCRERRHPLTGLCYEEILPLTFDCFLDFLFPEHSIIKLQLKTQSFVGQAIEVQNSVNRLLALFSYQEGNIPSSAIFDAVFPDTEGHILIREVISVQQQKWIAECLDNYRVDIEEIKEELYQTLGSFSANYEKILYIDLLRLIIDPRRFSSTLPPDVYQLSLSQFAELQGRYVVVRAAFSSILQDVFNEVHFKLWRKTQFPEYLANKRKEEALRRQRYPTPYVDYLEEEKTKQYRAFCQEHLDEFLAYLFAQAPCKDGLQPYYDVLDLWINELDHGAHRALSWYESYVFLKERLSNLLQYLPSLFSTFREFSDLQRSLLGKYPTTILRNKVQIEQDLAAAFYPVYGYGYLRPHAYGQAATLGSIFKLVSAYSVLSQRILWGHSEDSGSPLTIIDKNSFGYRSTKPHVGFFKDGTPIPTFFRGGSLPGNDFLGRGFIDLVSALEMSSNPFFSLLVGECLADPEDLADAASLFGFGEKTGVGLPGEYAGRVPHDLAYNRSGLYAAAIGQHTLVVTPLQTAVMLASLVNGGIVYVPKLLLGEWEGETFCFQPPIKKRTIFMPDSVVETLKTGMRNVIWGQYGTARAIQSQFPPQLLQRVIGKTSTAESIMRVGLDREYGTMKMKDVWFAAIGFADQDLSIPTIVVVVYLRLGEFGRDAAPMAVKMIDMWEKIQKKENFLQR; via the coding sequence ATGAAACGACCTAGCAAATTTCCAATTTATCTTTCTATTGCTGAAAAGACTAACAAATTGTTGTCAGGGATTGTAATTGCTTTTGGAGTGATTGCCTTGCGCTTATGGTATCTTGCTGTTGTTGAGCACGAACAAAAGCTAGAAGAGGCATATAAACCACAGATTAGAATGATTCCTCAATATGTTGAAAGGGCAACTATTTGTGATCGTTTTGGAAAGGCATTGGCTACCAATCAGTTACAGTATAATGTGAGTATTGCTTATGGAGCTATTCGTGATTTACCTGCTCGGGCTTGGCGTCTTGATAAAGAAGGGAAAAAACAATTAATCCCTGTGCGTAAGCACTATATTTATTGTTTATCAGAGCTTTTATCGCAGGAATTACATTTAGATCGGGAGATTATTGAAGATGCGATTCATGCAAAAGCCTCTGTATTAGGTTCTGTTCCCTATTTGTTGGCCGCTAATGTCTCCGAGCGTACTTATTTGAAACTTAAAATGTTATCTAAAGATTGGCCTGGCCTGCATGTAGAAGCTGTAGTACGTCGTTATTATCCGCAAGGAAGTATAGCTTCAGATATTTTAGGCTACGTAGGGCCTATCAGTCCTGAAGAATATAAGAGAGTGACTCAAGAATTAAGTCGACTGCGTGAGTGCATCCGTGCCTATGAAGAAGGAGAGGATCCTAAATTACCTGAAGGATTAGGGAGTATAGATCAGGTGCGTGCTTTATTAGAATCTATGGAGAGTAATGCTTATAGTTTAAACGCTTTAGTGGGAAAGATGGGAGTAGAAGCGCAATGGGATTCGAAATTACGCGGTAAGATTGGGAAAAAAACGATTCTTGTCGATCGTCGTGGCAACTTCATTCAAGAAATGGAAGGGGCGATTCTAGAAACTCCTGGCACTAGGTTACAATTGGCATTATCTACAGAATTACAGGCTTATGCAGACTCTCTGCTTTTAGAATATGAAAGAACAGATTCATTTCGCAGTGCAAAGTCTTTAAAAAAACAGGAAAAACTTCCTCCTTTGTTTCCTTGGATTAAAGGAGGAGCTATCATTGCTTTAGATCCGAATAATGGAGAGGTTCTAGCTATGGCTTCTTCTCCTCGTTATCGTAATAATGATTTTGTGAATGTTAAAGTCGCTGAAGATTCTAAGGGACTACGATCTTCTATTTATCGATGGTTAGAAAATAAAGAACATATTGCAGAAATTTATGATAGAAAAGTTCCTTTATGTAGAGAAAGACGGCATCCTCTTACAGGATTATGTTATGAAGAGATTCTCCCATTAACTTTTGATTGCTTTCTAGATTTTCTTTTTCCAGAACATTCTATTATTAAATTGCAGTTAAAAACACAAAGTTTTGTAGGACAAGCAATAGAAGTGCAAAACTCTGTAAACCGTTTGCTGGCTTTATTTTCTTACCAAGAAGGGAATATTCCTAGTTCAGCCATTTTTGATGCTGTATTTCCTGATACAGAGGGACATATCCTTATACGTGAGGTGATATCTGTTCAGCAGCAAAAATGGATAGCGGAATGTTTGGATAACTATAGGGTCGATATTGAAGAAATCAAGGAAGAATTATATCAAACTTTAGGTAGTTTTTCTGCAAATTACGAAAAGATTTTATACATAGACTTGCTTAGACTCATTATAGATCCGAGGCGTTTTTCTTCCACACTTCCTCCAGATGTTTATCAATTGTCATTATCACAATTTGCGGAGCTTCAAGGGCGTTATGTTGTAGTTCGAGCTGCATTTTCTAGTATTTTACAAGATGTCTTCAATGAGGTGCATTTTAAATTGTGGCGTAAAACGCAATTTCCTGAATATCTTGCTAATAAGCGTAAAGAAGAAGCTCTGAGAAGACAGCGATATCCTACCCCTTATGTGGACTATTTAGAAGAAGAAAAGACAAAACAATATAGAGCATTTTGCCAAGAGCATTTAGATGAATTTCTTGCGTACCTATTTGCTCAAGCTCCTTGTAAGGATGGCTTACAACCTTACTATGATGTTTTAGATTTATGGATAAACGAACTGGATCATGGAGCTCATAGAGCTTTGTCTTGGTATGAGAGTTATGTTTTTCTAAAAGAGCGTTTGTCAAATCTCTTACAATATCTCCCCTCACTTTTTTCTACATTTCGTGAATTCAGTGATTTGCAGCGTTCTTTGTTAGGGAAGTATCCTACCACGATTCTAAGGAATAAGGTTCAAATCGAACAAGATTTAGCAGCTGCTTTTTATCCTGTATATGGATACGGGTATTTACGTCCTCATGCCTATGGTCAAGCAGCGACATTAGGCTCCATTTTTAAACTAGTATCTGCTTATTCTGTATTATCTCAACGAATCTTATGGGGACATAGTGAAGATTCTGGGAGTCCTTTAACAATTATTGATAAGAATTCATTTGGATATAGGAGCACAAAGCCTCATGTAGGCTTTTTTAAAGATGGTACACCGATTCCTACGTTTTTTCGAGGAGGCAGTTTGCCGGGAAATGATTTTTTAGGACGAGGTTTTATTGACTTAGTTTCAGCATTAGAGATGTCAAGTAACCCTTTCTTTTCTTTGTTGGTAGGAGAATGTCTTGCTGATCCTGAAGATTTAGCAGATGCCGCCTCTTTATTTGGTTTTGGAGAGAAAACAGGAGTAGGACTTCCAGGAGAATATGCGGGTAGAGTTCCTCATGATTTAGCTTATAACCGTTCCGGTTTGTATGCCGCGGCTATTGGACAGCATACTCTTGTCGTAACTCCTTTACAAACCGCAGTGATGCTTGCATCTTTGGTTAATGGAGGTATCGTTTATGTCCCTAAGTTGTTGCTTGGAGAGTGGGAAGGAGAGACATTTTGTTTTCAACCTCCTATAAAAAAACGAACGATTTTTATGCCTGATTCTGTAGTTGAAACGCTTAAAACTGGTATGCGCAATGTTATCTGGGGGCAATATGGCACGGCTCGGGCAATACAAAGCCAGTTTCCTCCACAACTTTTGCAGCGTGTTATTGGAAAGACTAGTACAGCAGAATCAATTATGCGTGTAGGACTAGATCGTGAATATGGCACTATGAAAATGAAAGATGTTTGGTTTGCTGCTATAGGATTTGCTGACCAAGATTTATCTATTCCTACGATTGTAGTTGTTGTCTATTTACGATTAGGAGAGTTTGGTCGAGATGCTGCTCCTATGGCGGTGAAAATGATTGATATGTGGGAAAAAATTCAAAAAAAGGAAAATTTTTTACAGAGATAA
- a CDS encoding porin has product MKKLLKSALLSAAFAGCVSGSLQALPVGNPSEPSLLIDGTIWEGAPADPCDPCATWCDAISLRVGFYGDYVFDRILKVDVPKTISMGAQPTGNTPANFKTATDRENLAYNKHLHDAEWFTNGGSVTLNIWDRFDVFCTLGATSGYIKGNSATFNLVGLIGVSGTSLDAAELPNATLSNGIVELYTDTTFSWSVGARGALWECGCATLGAEFQYAQSKPKVEELNVICNTAQFSINKPKGYKGATSAFPLPTDAGTANATNLKAATINYHEWQVGAALSYRLNSLVPYIGVQWSRATFDADTIRIAQPKLATAILNLTTWNPTLLGQATALDGSNKFADFMQIVSCQINKMKSRKACGVTVGATLVDADKWSLTAEARLINERAAHVSGQFRF; this is encoded by the coding sequence ATGAAAAAACTCTTAAAGTCGGCGTTATTATCCGCCGCATTTGCTGGTTGTGTTAGCGGCTCCTTACAAGCCTTGCCTGTAGGGAACCCTTCCGAACCAAGCTTATTAATTGATGGTACAATATGGGAAGGGGCTCCAGCAGATCCTTGTGATCCTTGCGCCACTTGGTGTGATGCTATCAGCTTACGCGTTGGATTTTACGGAGATTATGTTTTCGACCGTATTCTAAAAGTCGACGTGCCTAAGACCATTTCTATGGGTGCACAGCCTACAGGAAACACTCCAGCAAATTTCAAGACTGCTACTGACAGAGAAAACTTGGCTTACAATAAACACCTTCACGATGCTGAGTGGTTTACAAATGGCGGCTCCGTTACTTTAAACATTTGGGACCGTTTTGATGTATTCTGCACTCTAGGTGCGACCAGCGGTTACATCAAAGGAAATTCCGCAACTTTTAACCTCGTTGGTTTAATTGGAGTGTCTGGAACTTCTCTAGATGCAGCTGAATTACCTAACGCGACTTTAAGCAATGGAATTGTAGAATTGTACACAGACACAACTTTCTCTTGGAGCGTGGGTGCTCGTGGAGCTTTATGGGAATGTGGTTGCGCAACTTTGGGAGCAGAATTCCAATACGCACAGTCTAAGCCTAAAGTTGAAGAACTCAATGTTATCTGTAACACAGCGCAATTCAGTATAAATAAGCCTAAGGGTTATAAAGGCGCCACCAGTGCTTTCCCCTTGCCAACAGATGCTGGCACAGCGAACGCCACCAATCTAAAGGCTGCGACCATCAACTATCACGAGTGGCAAGTAGGTGCAGCTTTATCCTATAGACTAAACTCTCTAGTACCTTACATTGGCGTGCAATGGTCAAGAGCTACTTTTGATGCTGATACTATCCGTATTGCGCAACCAAAATTAGCAACAGCTATTTTAAACTTGACTACTTGGAATCCAACTTTATTAGGCCAAGCTACAGCTCTTGACGGCTCTAATAAGTTTGCTGATTTCATGCAAATTGTTTCCTGTCAGATAAATAAGATGAAGTCTAGAAAGGCTTGTGGAGTCACTGTAGGAGCTACTTTAGTTGACGCTGATAAATGGTCTTTGACCGCAGAAGCTCGTTTAATCAACGAGAGAGCTGCTCACGTCTCTGGTCAGTTCAGATTCTAA
- the rpsB gene encoding 30S ribosomal protein S2, translating to MEFQSCKLSVKDLMGAGAHFGHQTRRWNPKMKLYIFEEKNGLYIINLAKTLQQLRNALPHIRKVIQENKTVLFVGTKKQAKCVMREAAIEAGEFFVAERWLGGMLTNMTTIRNSIKTLDKIEKDLIRNQAYLTKKEAALLAKRHQKLLRNLEGIRYMKKAPGLLVVVDPSYEKIAVAEAKKLGIPVLALVDTNCDPSPIDYVIPCNDDSLKSIRLIINVIKENIIDAKHKLGIEIVSPVKSLETPDLAAFETGENDPSQEDNRQEDLLAKKFDGEAN from the coding sequence TTGGAATTCCAATCTTGCAAACTTTCCGTTAAAGATCTTATGGGTGCTGGTGCTCATTTTGGACATCAAACACGAAGATGGAACCCAAAGATGAAACTTTACATCTTTGAGGAAAAAAATGGTCTTTACATTATTAATCTAGCAAAAACTTTACAACAACTACGTAATGCTCTCCCCCACATTCGCAAAGTTATACAAGAGAATAAAACAGTTCTATTTGTAGGAACAAAAAAACAAGCAAAATGTGTCATGCGAGAAGCTGCTATAGAGGCTGGCGAATTCTTTGTTGCCGAACGTTGGTTAGGTGGGATGTTAACCAATATGACCACGATTCGTAATTCCATTAAAACTTTAGATAAAATTGAAAAAGATTTAATACGCAATCAAGCTTATCTTACTAAAAAAGAAGCTGCTCTCTTAGCTAAACGCCATCAAAAATTATTGAGAAATCTTGAAGGGATCCGTTACATGAAGAAGGCCCCTGGTCTCCTAGTAGTTGTTGATCCTAGTTACGAAAAAATTGCTGTTGCAGAAGCTAAAAAGCTAGGTATTCCCGTTCTCGCTCTTGTTGATACAAATTGTGATCCTTCTCCTATTGACTATGTCATTCCATGTAATGATGACTCTTTAAAGAGCATCCGTTTGATCATCAATGTCATTAAAGAAAATATTATCGATGCTAAACATAAGCTTGGTATAGAAATTGTTTCTCCAGTGAAATCCTTAGAAACACCCGATCTTGCTGCTTTTGAAACTGGTGAAAATGATCCATCCCAGGAAGACAATCGACAAGAAGATCTATTAGCAAAAAAATTTGACGGCGAGGCAAACTAA
- the tsf gene encoding translation elongation factor Ts: MSDFSMETLKTLRQQTGVGLTKCKEALEACAGNLEEAVVYLRKLGLASAGKKEHRETKEGVIAAKTDNNGTALIEVNVETDFVANNAVFRDFVSSLLNDVLKYKVDTVDALSQVVSSQDPSLSVDELRAVTMQTVGENIRINRVAYLPKDSNSSIGIYSHGNGKTVALTVLIGSSIAEGLAKDIAMHIVAAQPQFLSKESVPAEVIAKEKEVIISQVQGKPQEVVEKIVSGKLNTFFQEACLLEQPFIKNSDLSIRDLIDDFSKTSGSSVELKQFILWKIGA; this comes from the coding sequence ATGAGCGACTTTTCTATGGAAACCCTAAAAACATTAAGACAACAAACTGGTGTGGGGTTAACAAAGTGTAAGGAAGCTTTAGAAGCTTGCGCAGGAAATCTAGAAGAAGCAGTAGTCTATTTGCGAAAGCTTGGACTCGCCTCTGCAGGGAAAAAGGAGCACAGGGAAACCAAAGAAGGCGTAATTGCAGCTAAAACTGACAATAACGGAACTGCTTTAATTGAAGTAAATGTAGAAACCGACTTTGTAGCCAATAATGCTGTATTTAGAGACTTCGTTTCCAGTTTGCTCAATGATGTTTTAAAATATAAAGTCGATACTGTTGATGCCCTATCTCAAGTAGTTTCTTCTCAAGATCCTTCTCTCTCTGTAGATGAGTTAAGAGCAGTTACTATGCAAACGGTAGGAGAAAACATCCGTATTAATAGAGTTGCCTATCTTCCTAAAGACTCAAACTCCAGTATAGGTATCTATTCTCATGGTAATGGGAAAACCGTTGCTCTGACTGTCCTCATAGGCTCATCCATTGCCGAAGGTTTAGCGAAAGACATTGCTATGCACATTGTTGCTGCTCAACCTCAATTTCTAAGCAAAGAAAGTGTTCCTGCTGAAGTTATTGCTAAAGAAAAAGAGGTTATCATTTCTCAAGTCCAAGGGAAACCCCAAGAAGTAGTTGAGAAAATTGTTTCAGGAAAATTAAATACATTCTTCCAAGAAGCCTGTTTATTAGAACAACCATTTATTAAGAACTCTGACCTTTCTATTCGTGACTTAATAGATGATTTCTCAAAGACCTCTGGAAGTTCTGTTGAATTAAAACAGTTCATTTTATGGAAAATAGGAGCTTAA
- the pyrH gene encoding UMP kinase has protein sequence MAKQTTRVLFKISGEALSKDSSNRIDEMRLSRLVSELRAVRNNDIEIAIVIGGGNILRGLAEQKELQINRVSADQMGMLATLINGMAVADALKAEDIPCLLTSTLSCPQLADLYTPQKSIEALDQGKILICTTGAGSPYLTTDTGAALRACELNVDVLIKATMHVDGVYDKDPRLFPDSVKYDFISYKDFLSSQLGVMDASAISLCMDSHIPIRVFSFLQHSLEKALFDPTIGTLISEDINHVSSPRN, from the coding sequence ATGGCTAAGCAAACTACACGAGTCTTGTTTAAGATTTCTGGGGAAGCATTATCCAAAGATTCTAGCAACCGAATTGATGAAATGCGCTTATCCCGGCTTGTATCAGAGCTAAGAGCGGTTCGTAATAACGATATTGAAATTGCCATTGTTATTGGTGGTGGTAATATTTTAAGAGGGCTTGCTGAGCAAAAGGAACTTCAAATTAATCGTGTATCAGCAGACCAGATGGGTATGTTGGCGACTTTGATCAACGGTATGGCAGTAGCAGATGCTTTAAAAGCTGAGGATATTCCTTGTCTTCTGACCTCTACCTTATCCTGCCCGCAGTTAGCTGATCTTTATACTCCACAAAAATCTATTGAAGCTTTGGATCAGGGTAAAATTCTTATTTGCACCACTGGAGCAGGATCTCCTTATCTCACTACAGATACTGGAGCCGCTTTACGAGCTTGTGAATTGAATGTTGATGTTTTAATTAAGGCGACTATGCATGTCGATGGTGTCTATGATAAAGATCCTAGGCTTTTCCCGGACTCTGTAAAATATGATTTTATATCTTATAAGGATTTTTTGAGCAGTCAGTTAGGAGTAATGGACGCGTCAGCAATTTCTCTCTGTATGGATTCTCATATTCCGATTCGTGTCTTTAGCTTTTTACAACACTCTTTAGAGAAGGCTCTGTTTGATCCTACAATTGGGACATTAATTAGCGAGGATATCAATCATGTCAGTTCTCCAAGAAACTGA
- the frr gene encoding ribosome recycling factor, whose product MSVLQETEKKMAAALDFFHKEVKSFRTGKAHPALVETVIVDVYGTTMRLSDIASISVADVRQLVISPYDGNNTSAIAKGIIAANLNLQPEVEGSILRIKVPEPTADYRQEMIKQLRRKCEEAKINIRNIRREANDKLKKDSTLTEDVVKGTEKKIQDLTDKFCKQLDELTKQKESEIASI is encoded by the coding sequence ATGTCAGTTCTCCAAGAAACTGAGAAAAAAATGGCTGCGGCCCTAGATTTTTTTCATAAAGAAGTAAAGTCATTTAGAACGGGGAAAGCTCATCCAGCATTAGTAGAAACTGTTATAGTGGATGTTTACGGCACTACAATGCGTTTATCAGATATTGCTTCGATTTCTGTCGCTGATGTCCGTCAACTTGTTATTTCTCCCTATGATGGAAATAATACCTCGGCGATTGCCAAAGGAATTATTGCAGCGAATTTAAATTTGCAACCAGAAGTTGAGGGATCAATACTGCGGATTAAAGTTCCTGAACCTACTGCGGATTATCGACAGGAGATGATTAAACAACTTCGCCGTAAGTGTGAAGAAGCTAAGATCAATATTAGAAATATTCGAAGAGAAGCGAACGATAAATTAAAAAAAGATTCTACACTTACAGAAGATGTTGTAAAAGGCACTGAAAAGAAGATTCAGGATTTAACTGATAAGTTCTGTAAACAACTTGATGAACTAACAAAACAAAAAGAATCGGAAATAGCTTCGATATAA
- a CDS encoding UvrB/UvrC motif-containing protein yields the protein MVNPPNPQCYHCQKPATICYTEIDKDRTIRSYVCLSCPCPSHYYNNEHLNLPQVGGVVTVECGNCKTKWHSREEGEQLLGCYQCYTNFKNQITTKLKNDGAVSSSFTMEKGQGYLHIGRAPGESSNTNPLLKLIALNEALQDTLEREDYEQAAVIRDQINHLKTKNSHDSSQ from the coding sequence ATGGTGAACCCACCCAATCCCCAGTGTTATCATTGTCAAAAGCCTGCGACCATATGTTATACAGAAATAGATAAAGATAGGACGATACGTTCTTACGTATGTCTAAGCTGTCCTTGTCCTAGCCACTACTATAATAACGAACACCTTAACCTACCTCAAGTAGGCGGGGTTGTTACTGTAGAATGTGGTAATTGTAAAACCAAATGGCATTCTCGAGAAGAAGGTGAGCAGCTTCTAGGTTGCTACCAGTGTTATACAAACTTCAAAAATCAGATTACGACTAAGCTTAAGAATGATGGCGCAGTGTCTTCATCATTTACTATGGAAAAGGGTCAAGGTTATCTCCATATAGGTCGCGCACCTGGAGAATCTTCGAACACAAACCCTCTTTTAAAACTTATAGCATTAAATGAAGCTTTACAAGATACCCTAGAACGAGAGGACTATGAGCAAGCAGCAGTAATCCGTGACCAAATTAATCATTTAAAAACCAAAAATTCACATGACTCTTCCCAATGA